One genomic region from Buteo buteo chromosome 12, bButBut1.hap1.1, whole genome shotgun sequence encodes:
- the SERTAD4 gene encoding SERTA domain-containing protein 4 isoform X2 has product MYPKWVTDLLEKHNDLENEYKLLQHLILFIKKLITPKEQTISVFEERAHILYMSLEKLKFIDDPEVYLRRSVLINNLMKRIHGEIIMQNNWCFSACSFSGTSPQEWFVPQDCPYRKRLRMAKEEYEKLHTCCFYQECGSHYLNLPYSVTASTENTSSSSSPISLPSCSQQGDYDIGSAPSYRSDDQIPANEIFITNARSHSNQEKAKFNDEKGGNEPERESIALNCEPVRGTHALECKGKFYDYFETGCNDKSNVSETWKKSLRKKESLPSNKMCCSKGSKI; this is encoded by the exons ATGTACCCGAAATGGGTTACAGATCTGCTAGAAAAACACAATGACTTGGAAAATGAGTACAAGCTCCTTCAGCATTTAATCCTGTTTATTAAAAAGCTCATAACTCCAAAAGAACAG acaATCTCTGTGTTTGAGGAGCGGGCCCATATTCTTTACATGtctttggaaaagctgaaattcATTGATGATCCTGAAGTCTACCTGCGGAGATCTGTCCTCATCAACAATCTAATGAAGAGAATCCATGGAGAAATCATCATGCAGAACAACTGGTGCTTCTCCGCCTGCTCCTTCAGCGGCACCTCACCACAAGAATGGTTTGTGCCTCAGGACTGTCCATATAGAAAACGCCTTCGGATGGCAAAGGAGGAGTACGAGAAGCTCCACACGTGCTGCTTCTATCAAGAGTGTGGCAGTCACTATTTAAATCTACCCTACTCTGTTACTGCTAGTACAGAAAatacttcctcctcctcctcccccatttCTTTGCCAAGCTGTTCCCAGCAGGGAGATTATGACATTGGCAGTGCCCCGTCTTACAGGAGTGATGACCAGATACCTGCTAATGAAATATTCATCACTAATGCCAGGTCTCACAGTAAtcaggaaaaggcaaaatttaatGACGAGAAAGGAGGTAATGAACCTGAGCGAGAGAGCATCGCCCTAAACTGTGAACCTGTAAGAGGCACCCATGCTCTTGAATGTAAAGGCAAGTTTTATGACTATTTTGAGACTGGATGTAATGACAAGAGCAACGTAAGTGAAACTTGGAAAAAATCCTTAAGGAAGAAGGAATCTTTACCAAGTAATAAAATGTGCTGCAGCAAAGGAAGTAAAATATGA